In Candidatus Obscuribacterales bacterium, the DNA window CTTCTAGGAAGAGTTCCTTCGGCACTCAAGGCAGATGGGGTAATTCTCAACCTGGTGCTTCCAGGTTAATCGACAGATTGACGGTGGACTATAGCCTATCTATGTTGGACTGGAACTCTACCTCGGGTATTCAGTCTTAATTGATCAAGACCCATCAGTGAGAATCCCGAGAGGATGGTGGAAGCCAGTTTTGCAGAAAGTATGCGGTTACCAAGCCCATCTCGACACAACGACAGATGCACCTCTGTGTAACTGTCGCTAGGTTGGCCAGTTGCGTTTACCCTCTGTGCCGGTGACATCAGCCTTCATGCTGAACCCAAGCTTTCAACATTGTTGATTATCGTATTGATAGCAGGACGCTTACTAACTATGTCTTCGCTCAAGCTTCTTTCCCAGAACATTACCGCCTACATCCTAGTCTCTGCTGGGTTGTGGATGAGCACCCCCTTTACCCTAGCTACCCTTGCTCAAGAAGACTTTGTGCCCCCGGATCGCGGCAGCCCAGGTCGGTTAGTGGGCGGCGGTACGCACTATACTCCCCCCGATCGCGGTATTCCTGGTCGTCGAGAGGGCGGTGGCACTCGGGGCGGCTGCATGAGCCCGCAGCCTCTGACAGCTTTGATGCCCATGAATGGCTATGGTGAAACCCTAGCAGCCTATCCAACGTTCTACTTCTATGTCCCCGACTTCAATGCAGAAGCAGCAGAGTTTATCTTGCTGAATGAAGCTGGCGATGAAATCTATGCCTCCGAGTTTCAAGTCACGGGCGAACCGGGAGTTATCGCCATCCACCTGCCTTCGACGGTGGGCTTACCGGAATTGGCCATAGGCGAAAACTACGAATGGATCTTCTCTCTAATCTGCGATCGCACCGATCGATCGGGAGATTCCATGGTCTCGGGCTGGCTACAGCGCATTGAAACTCCTGCCACCTTGGCCATGGAGCTAGAAACCCTACCGGAGAGCGATCGCCCAGCGCTCTATGCGCAATCGGGTCTCTGGTATGAAGCGATCGCTTCTCTCGCTGACCTGCGCTTGGCCAACCCCACCAGTGCTGCAATCCAAGAGCAGTGGTCTAGCTTGCTGTCCTCGGTGGAGTTAGAGTACCTAGCGGAGGCGGAGTTCTTGCCGCTGACGTCGGTGGAGGATGGCGTTAATGGCGGGATGGAGGATGGCGGGAATAGCGAGATGGATAACGGCACGGGCAACTAGACCCAGCCGCCAGATGAGTTGACTATTCTTTAAAACGAACGGGGAGGCGATCGCACGATCGCCTCCCCGTTTTAACTAGGTGGTGAGAATGGGTCAGCGGCGAGCGATCGCCCAACCGCTGGAGTCCTCTAGAAGCTCATTTCTGCAGCTTGCACTTTCTCGATTTGCTTCTTCTTCAGCACCAGCATCACCTGGGATAGCATCACTGCTGCCATGAAGGCAATCAGACCCTTGATGCGAGTGGGGCTTTGCAGCACGATTTCTGCATCTTTTT includes these proteins:
- a CDS encoding DUF928 domain-containing protein; the protein is MSSLKLLSQNITAYILVSAGLWMSTPFTLATLAQEDFVPPDRGSPGRLVGGGTHYTPPDRGIPGRREGGGTRGGCMSPQPLTALMPMNGYGETLAAYPTFYFYVPDFNAEAAEFILLNEAGDEIYASEFQVTGEPGVIAIHLPSTVGLPELAIGENYEWIFSLICDRTDRSGDSMVSGWLQRIETPATLAMELETLPESDRPALYAQSGLWYEAIASLADLRLANPTSAAIQEQWSSLLSSVELEYLAEAEFLPLTSVEDGVNGGMEDGGNSEMDNGTGN